From a region of the Roseivirga sp. 4D4 genome:
- a CDS encoding AMP-binding protein: MERFNTPLEAFAHWVNTTPQKTFLRQPINRVFKEYTYEQADQEIRKIASALERMGLQQGSHVALLSKNCAHWIMADLAIMMAGCISIPIYPTLGADSINEILIHSGSKAIFVGKLDDYSQQKSGIPDIPIIGVEMYGVNEQHGWDQLINSHEALEGLTAQNPEELMTIMYTSGTTGNPKGVMHTVGSFNTLINTAVEAIKMPSQPRYFSYLPMTHIAERAGIELSAIYRGAEVSFPESLDTFGEDLASVQPETFFGVPRIWQKFQEKLLEKMPQKKLDRLTGLPILGNIIKKKIRQKLGLNASVANFSGAAPIAKSLQEWYRKLGIEINQAYGMTEDCILSHFNLPGANKFGTVGRPLPGVTSKLSEEGEILIKNDCLMKGYYKEPEKTAEMFTEDGFLKTGDIGEFDHDGFLSITGRVKDQFKTDKGKYISPAPIELELLKNGDIDQVCVVGTGIPQPIALIVVSELGKPKSKAELEASLQNTINELNPKLEKFEKIAKAIIMKEDWSVDNGLLTPTLKVKRNRVEAIHMEMYAQWFELSDKVVYE; encoded by the coding sequence ATGGAAAGATTCAATACTCCATTGGAGGCCTTTGCCCATTGGGTAAATACCACGCCTCAAAAAACCTTCTTAAGACAACCCATCAATCGGGTTTTTAAGGAATATACTTATGAACAAGCCGATCAGGAAATCCGGAAGATTGCCTCCGCATTAGAGCGAATGGGACTCCAGCAAGGTAGCCACGTGGCCCTTCTTTCCAAAAATTGTGCACACTGGATCATGGCGGACTTGGCCATTATGATGGCCGGATGTATCTCCATCCCAATCTACCCCACACTTGGTGCTGATTCTATCAACGAAATCCTTATCCATAGCGGGTCTAAGGCAATCTTTGTAGGTAAGCTCGATGATTACAGCCAACAGAAATCAGGCATCCCAGATATCCCGATTATTGGTGTCGAAATGTATGGTGTGAATGAGCAACATGGTTGGGATCAACTGATCAATTCACATGAGGCTTTGGAAGGTTTGACTGCCCAAAATCCAGAAGAGTTGATGACCATCATGTATACCTCCGGGACCACCGGAAATCCTAAGGGTGTTATGCATACTGTTGGCTCTTTTAACACCTTAATTAATACCGCGGTAGAAGCGATCAAAATGCCAAGCCAACCGCGTTACTTCTCTTACTTGCCCATGACACATATTGCTGAAAGAGCCGGAATAGAGCTGTCTGCTATATATCGGGGTGCCGAAGTCAGTTTCCCAGAATCGCTTGATACATTTGGAGAAGATCTAGCTTCCGTACAACCTGAAACCTTCTTTGGAGTACCCAGAATTTGGCAGAAGTTTCAGGAGAAACTGCTTGAAAAAATGCCTCAGAAGAAGTTGGATCGATTGACCGGCTTACCAATCCTGGGAAATATCATCAAAAAGAAAATCAGGCAAAAACTAGGGCTCAATGCTTCAGTAGCTAACTTCTCAGGCGCTGCGCCTATTGCTAAAAGTTTGCAGGAGTGGTATAGAAAACTCGGTATTGAAATCAATCAGGCCTATGGGATGACGGAAGATTGTATACTCTCCCACTTTAACCTGCCTGGTGCTAATAAATTTGGAACTGTCGGCCGACCACTGCCAGGGGTAACTTCAAAACTCTCGGAAGAAGGAGAAATACTGATCAAGAATGACTGTTTGATGAAAGGTTACTATAAGGAACCCGAAAAAACAGCGGAGATGTTCACGGAAGATGGTTTTCTAAAGACCGGAGACATCGGAGAGTTTGATCATGATGGATTCTTGTCCATTACAGGCCGTGTAAAAGACCAATTCAAGACTGATAAGGGTAAGTATATTAGTCCAGCTCCTATTGAACTGGAGCTACTAAAGAACGGTGACATCGATCAAGTCTGTGTGGTTGGTACGGGAATTCCTCAACCTATCGCCCTTATTGTCGTCTCTGAGTTGGGCAAGCCAAAAAGCAAAGCTGAACTGGAAGCATCCCTTCAAAACACAATTAATGAACTTAATCCTAAGCTTGAGAAGTTTGAGAAAATCGCAAAAGCCATCATCATGAAAGAGGATTGGTCAGTTGACAATGGACTATTGACACCTACACTAAAGGTAAAACGTAATCGTGTGGAAGCCATTCATATGGAAATGTATGCACAGTGGTTTGAATTATCAGACAAGGTGGTATATGAGTAG
- the secG gene encoding preprotein translocase subunit SecG, which translates to MFKLFIILAIIIAILLILIVLMQNSKGGGLSSQFGGGGAQQIIGVKKTTDLLEKATWVFIIALVVFSLASSLTLSDGTQQLTNPNIDAAQQSLPSTSVPAVADTTSGLQPVTPDTTGQ; encoded by the coding sequence ATGTTTAAGTTATTTATTATACTAGCGATCATCATAGCAATCTTGTTGATTTTGATCGTTTTGATGCAGAATTCAAAAGGTGGTGGTTTGTCAAGCCAATTTGGCGGAGGCGGAGCCCAGCAGATCATAGGTGTTAAAAAGACTACCGATTTGTTAGAGAAAGCCACTTGGGTATTCATCATTGCACTGGTTGTTTTCAGCCTTGCATCAAGTCTTACCTTGAGTGACGGTACTCAGCAGCTGACAAACCCTAACATTGATGCCGCACAACAATCACTGCCAAGTACTAGTGTTCCAGCTGTAGCTGATACGACTAGTGGATTGCAGCCTGTTACGCCAGATACTACTGGTCAGTAA
- a CDS encoding uracil-DNA glycosylase family protein, with protein sequence MSQPFETLLSDIKACRICEGKFPHEPNPVVSLSEKSRILVIGQAPGTKVHASGIPWDDASGRNLRKWLGVTDDQFYDTDLFGIVPMGFCYPGKGKSGDLPPRPECAPEWHTKIFDHLKNIKLTLLIGQYAQKYYLGNRIESTLTETVKNFEVYLPNYFCLVHPSPRNGIWMRKNPWFEELVVPELQHTVKEIIH encoded by the coding sequence GTGAGCCAACCCTTCGAAACCCTATTATCAGATATCAAAGCCTGTCGCATTTGTGAAGGCAAATTTCCACATGAACCTAATCCGGTAGTTTCGCTGAGTGAGAAATCACGAATTCTAGTCATTGGCCAGGCACCAGGAACCAAAGTGCATGCTTCAGGAATTCCCTGGGATGATGCATCTGGCAGAAACTTAAGAAAGTGGCTCGGAGTGACTGACGATCAGTTCTACGATACAGATCTATTTGGAATTGTGCCAATGGGTTTTTGTTATCCTGGAAAAGGTAAGTCTGGAGACCTCCCGCCAAGACCAGAGTGCGCTCCAGAATGGCACACAAAAATCTTTGACCACCTCAAAAACATAAAACTCACCTTGCTGATCGGTCAGTATGCCCAGAAGTATTATTTAGGTAACCGCATCGAATCAACCTTGACTGAAACTGTCAAGAACTTTGAAGTCTATTTACCAAACTACTTCTGTTTAGTTCACCCCTCACCTCGAAATGGCATTTGGATGCGAAAGAACCCTTGGTTTGAAGAATTGGTTGTTCCGGAATTGCAGCACACCGTCAAAGAGATTATCCACTGA
- the groES gene encoding co-chaperone GroES → MSKVNITPLADRVLVEPAAAEEKTASGIIIPDTAKEKPQRGTIVAAGSGKKDEPMTVKVGDTVLYGKYAGTELSVEGNDYLIMKESDLFAIINS, encoded by the coding sequence ATGTCTAAAGTAAACATTACTCCACTTGCAGACAGAGTTCTTGTAGAACCAGCTGCTGCAGAAGAAAAAACTGCTTCAGGTATCATCATTCCTGATACTGCTAAAGAGAAACCACAAAGAGGAACTATTGTAGCTGCAGGAAGTGGTAAAAAAGACGAGCCGATGACGGTGAAAGTTGGTGACACTGTATTGTATGGTAAATATGCCGGAACTGAGCTTTCAGTTGAAGGAAATGACTACTTGATCATGAAGGAGTCTGACTTATTCGCAATCATCAATTCTTAA
- a CDS encoding GNAT family N-acetyltransferase, with product MPSINIRFVQPSDAPDLLKIYAPIVLETATSFETEVPTVSNFSDRIKAYSSKSPWLVAEVNGQIAGYAYGTAHRSRQAYQWNQEVTVYVHPNFQRQGIARKLYTKLLELLKFMGFRKAIAVITIPNDASIKFHTSMGFKHIGEMQNVGFKLGQWHSTSWWDLELNAASNEPEEIKVMSSINHLL from the coding sequence ATGCCTTCAATCAACATTCGATTTGTGCAACCATCGGACGCACCAGACTTGTTGAAAATATATGCACCTATTGTTCTAGAGACCGCTACCTCTTTTGAAACAGAGGTACCCACTGTTTCAAACTTCTCTGATCGGATCAAAGCGTATTCCTCAAAATCGCCCTGGCTTGTAGCCGAAGTCAATGGGCAAATTGCTGGTTATGCTTATGGTACAGCGCATAGATCAAGACAGGCTTATCAGTGGAATCAAGAAGTAACCGTTTATGTGCACCCAAACTTTCAAAGGCAAGGCATTGCTCGTAAGCTCTATACTAAACTACTTGAGCTACTTAAGTTCATGGGCTTTCGAAAAGCAATAGCCGTGATCACCATACCCAATGATGCAAGTATCAAGTTCCATACAAGCATGGGTTTCAAGCACATTGGAGAAATGCAAAATGTAGGTTTCAAACTAGGACAATGGCACAGTACCAGTTGGTGGGATTTAGAATTAAATGCTGCCAGCAATGAACCCGAAGAAATTAAAGTCATGTCGTCCATAAACCACCTACTTTGA
- the groL gene encoding chaperonin GroEL (60 kDa chaperone family; promotes refolding of misfolded polypeptides especially under stressful conditions; forms two stacked rings of heptamers to form a barrel-shaped 14mer; ends can be capped by GroES; misfolded proteins enter the barrel where they are refolded when GroES binds), which produces MAKELFFNNDARDQLKKGVDTLADAVKVTLGPKGRNVIIDKKFGAPTVTKDGVSVAKEIELTEPIENMGAQLVKEVASKTADDAGDGTTTATVLAQAIYGAGIKNVAAGANPMDLKRGIDKAVSAVVADLKGQSKPIKDSKEIEQVGTISANNDAEIGKMIADAMDKVGKDGVITVEEARGTETEVKTVEGMQFDRGYLSPYFVTNTEKMEVEMENPYILIYDKKISSMKELLPVLEPVAQSGKGLVIIAEDVDGEALATLVVNKIRGSLKIAAVKAPGFGDRRKAMLEDIAVLTGGTVISEERGYKLENATIEYLGTAEKVNIDKDNTTVVNGAGDSANIEARVKEIQTQIENTTSDYDKEKLQERLAKLSGGVAILYIGAATEVEMKEKKDRVDDALHATRAAVQEGVVAGGGVALIRASSALDKVEVANEDEATGVNIIRIAVEAPLRTIVANAGGEGSVVVNEVKGGKADYGYNAREDKYENMIAAGVIDPTKVTRLALENAASISALLLTTECVIAEEKEEGGAGMPMPPMGGGGMPGMM; this is translated from the coding sequence ATGGCTAAAGAATTATTCTTTAACAATGACGCCAGAGATCAACTGAAAAAAGGCGTTGATACATTAGCTGATGCTGTAAAAGTAACCCTTGGTCCTAAGGGTAGAAATGTCATCATTGACAAAAAGTTCGGTGCCCCTACCGTGACTAAAGATGGTGTTTCTGTAGCAAAAGAAATTGAGCTTACTGAGCCAATCGAAAACATGGGTGCTCAACTGGTGAAAGAAGTAGCTTCTAAAACTGCTGATGATGCGGGTGATGGTACTACTACTGCTACCGTTTTGGCACAAGCCATCTACGGTGCTGGTATCAAAAACGTAGCTGCAGGTGCTAACCCAATGGATCTTAAAAGAGGTATTGACAAAGCTGTATCTGCTGTTGTAGCTGACCTTAAAGGACAGTCTAAGCCAATCAAGGACTCTAAAGAAATAGAGCAAGTGGGTACTATCTCTGCTAACAATGACGCTGAAATCGGTAAAATGATTGCTGACGCCATGGATAAAGTGGGTAAAGATGGTGTAATCACTGTTGAAGAAGCTAGAGGTACTGAAACCGAAGTAAAAACTGTAGAAGGTATGCAGTTCGACAGAGGTTACCTTTCTCCATACTTTGTGACTAACACAGAGAAAATGGAAGTTGAAATGGAGAACCCATACATCTTAATCTATGACAAGAAGATTTCTTCAATGAAAGAATTACTTCCTGTATTAGAGCCAGTAGCGCAAAGCGGAAAAGGTCTTGTGATCATTGCTGAAGATGTTGATGGCGAAGCACTTGCTACTTTGGTAGTAAACAAAATCAGAGGTTCATTGAAAATTGCTGCTGTTAAAGCCCCAGGTTTCGGTGACAGAAGAAAAGCTATGTTGGAAGACATCGCGGTATTGACTGGCGGAACTGTTATCTCTGAAGAAAGAGGTTACAAGCTAGAAAATGCTACGATTGAGTACTTAGGTACAGCTGAAAAAGTAAACATCGATAAGGACAACACAACTGTTGTTAACGGTGCTGGCGATTCTGCTAACATCGAAGCAAGAGTTAAGGAAATCCAAACTCAAATTGAAAACACTACTTCTGACTACGACAAAGAAAAGCTTCAAGAGCGTTTAGCTAAGCTTTCTGGCGGTGTAGCTATCCTTTACATTGGTGCTGCTACTGAAGTAGAAATGAAAGAGAAGAAAGACAGAGTTGACGATGCACTACATGCAACCAGAGCTGCGGTTCAAGAAGGTGTAGTTGCTGGTGGTGGTGTTGCTTTGATCAGAGCTTCATCTGCACTTGATAAAGTAGAAGTAGCAAACGAAGACGAAGCAACTGGTGTAAACATCATTAGAATTGCTGTTGAAGCTCCTCTTAGAACAATTGTTGCCAACGCTGGTGGAGAAGGTTCTGTGGTTGTAAACGAAGTAAAAGGTGGTAAAGCTGATTACGGTTACAACGCAAGAGAAGACAAGTACGAAAACATGATCGCTGCGGGTGTAATTGACCCAACTAAGGTGACACGTTTGGCACTTGAGAACGCTGCTTCTATCTCAGCCCTATTACTCACTACAGAGTGCGTAATTGCTGAAGAGAAAGAAGAAGGTGGTGCAGGAATGCCAATGCCTCCAATGGGTGGCGGTGGAATGCCAGGCATGATGTAA
- a CDS encoding MFS transporter, with protein sequence MSVDAKPTLFPVLTVNFIGTLGYSIVLPFLVFLVNDFGGNEFIYGIMGSVYPAFQFFGAPVLGRWSDKYGRKRILFLSQAGTLLAWAIFMVALFAPKTILWEAESTTIGSFALTVPLIVLFAARALDGITGGNISVANAYLSDVSTDETRKANFGKMAMSSSLGFILGPTIAGLLGATQFEEALPVGAAMLISMVALYVIWFRLPESKPDLVKPDLKQFKLSKLFATEQKDCYEVKDCPDKGLKAVLKVKHIPFMLLIYFITFLGFSFFYVSFPMHALKVLEWTAFELGIFFSIMSGLLILVQGPLLSRLSKHASDELLIAIGSLMLVGNFLLISSSNVVLTYSALVFFALGNGLMWPSFLSLLSKYAGNEQQGAVQGVANSAGSLASILGLLIGGWLYGSVGNITFYTAAALLFLIFLLSFRLFTMQRNQVDPK encoded by the coding sequence ATGTCTGTAGATGCAAAGCCCACACTATTCCCGGTATTAACTGTCAACTTCATTGGAACGCTGGGTTACAGTATTGTTTTGCCCTTTCTAGTATTCCTGGTCAATGATTTCGGTGGAAATGAGTTTATCTATGGTATTATGGGTTCCGTATATCCCGCTTTCCAATTTTTCGGTGCACCTGTGTTGGGCAGATGGTCAGACAAGTATGGAAGGAAGAGAATTCTGTTTTTAAGCCAGGCAGGAACCTTATTGGCCTGGGCAATTTTTATGGTAGCTCTTTTTGCCCCCAAAACCATATTATGGGAAGCCGAAAGCACGACTATCGGCAGTTTTGCATTGACAGTCCCTCTTATTGTTCTCTTTGCCGCTAGAGCGCTAGACGGTATTACTGGAGGAAATATTTCCGTGGCTAATGCTTACCTATCTGACGTCTCCACAGATGAAACCAGAAAAGCCAACTTCGGGAAAATGGCTATGTCATCAAGCCTAGGATTCATTCTCGGTCCTACAATTGCAGGGCTCCTGGGGGCTACACAATTCGAAGAAGCCCTACCTGTGGGTGCCGCCATGCTTATTTCCATGGTCGCGCTCTATGTAATTTGGTTTAGACTTCCAGAATCCAAACCGGATTTGGTTAAGCCTGATCTGAAACAATTTAAACTCAGCAAGCTTTTCGCTACGGAGCAAAAAGACTGTTATGAAGTAAAAGACTGTCCAGACAAAGGGTTGAAGGCAGTGTTAAAAGTCAAGCATATTCCTTTTATGCTGTTGATCTACTTCATCACATTTCTGGGTTTTAGTTTCTTCTATGTATCGTTTCCAATGCATGCCCTAAAGGTGTTAGAATGGACAGCATTCGAACTGGGCATCTTCTTCTCCATCATGAGTGGTCTCTTGATTTTAGTTCAGGGCCCATTGCTCAGTAGGCTTTCTAAACACGCCTCCGATGAACTTCTCATCGCCATTGGTAGTCTTATGCTGGTTGGAAACTTTCTACTGATAAGTTCTTCTAATGTGGTATTGACTTACAGTGCCCTGGTCTTCTTTGCCTTGGGTAATGGTCTGATGTGGCCCTCTTTCTTATCATTATTATCCAAATATGCCGGCAATGAGCAGCAAGGTGCTGTTCAGGGTGTAGCCAATAGTGCAGGAAGTCTAGCGAGTATCTTAGGCCTGCTTATTGGCGGTTGGTTATATGGAAGTGTCGGCAACATAACCTTCTACACTGCTGCGGCTCTTTTATTCCTGATCTTTCTCTTATCATTTCGTTTATTTACGATGCAACGAAATCAAGTTGATCCTAAGTGA
- a CDS encoding trimeric intracellular cation channel family protein has product METVDLVYIVDLAGTCVFAISGWLLASKKQLDFFGASVIAFVTAIGGGTIRDLLIGSQPVGWLQDANYLIVIAVGILAGMFFRKVFERLRKTMFLFDSIGIGLFTILGIQKTLALGLSPVVALIMGTISAVFGGVLRDTFVNEIPLIFRKEIYATVCLAGGGLYLLLQQSTIDPGVQMIVTITFIIAIRILVVVKNWSLPSVK; this is encoded by the coding sequence ATGGAGACTGTTGACTTAGTCTATATTGTTGACCTGGCAGGAACCTGTGTTTTTGCTATCAGTGGTTGGTTACTGGCTTCAAAAAAGCAGCTGGACTTTTTTGGAGCTTCTGTGATTGCCTTTGTGACCGCAATTGGTGGAGGCACTATTCGAGATTTACTGATTGGTAGTCAGCCTGTTGGCTGGTTGCAGGATGCAAATTACCTGATCGTTATTGCGGTGGGTATTCTTGCCGGAATGTTCTTTAGAAAGGTCTTTGAAAGGTTGAGAAAGACAATGTTTCTTTTTGACTCGATAGGAATTGGACTGTTTACCATATTAGGAATACAAAAGACATTGGCCCTTGGGCTGTCTCCCGTGGTCGCTTTGATCATGGGTACGATTTCGGCAGTCTTTGGAGGTGTTCTCCGAGACACTTTTGTTAACGAAATCCCTCTGATCTTTCGTAAGGAGATATATGCCACCGTTTGTCTAGCGGGTGGAGGTCTCTATCTCTTACTTCAACAGTCTACTATTGACCCGGGCGTTCAAATGATAGTCACAATTACTTTTATCATTGCTATTAGAATCTTGGTAGTAGTAAAGAACTGGTCTTTACCTTCGGTAAAGTGA